A genome region from Sphingobium sp. WTD-1 includes the following:
- a CDS encoding nitronate monooxygenase, with protein MNPIDALDLSLPLIQAPMAGVSTPAMAAAVSNAGALGSIAVGATDAAGARAMIAATRARTDRPFNVNLFVHAPPSVRPAEEQAWLAALTPLFAGQDAAPPASLDTIYRSFVDDPAMLDLLVEARPRVVSFHFGLPGAEQIAALKQAGCLLLASVTNLDEAGAAHAAGIDALVAQGFEAGGHRGMFDPDAPDAMLGTFALTRLLVAKAGLPVIAAGGIMDGRSVRAALDLGAVAAQLGTAFIACPESSADAAYRAALASPAAQHTVMTRAISGRPARCLANHFTRWGTENGSDVPDYPRAYAAGKALNAAAKIQGEGGYGAQWAGQGAPLARVLPAADLIAAIAAEMRET; from the coding sequence ATGAACCCGATCGACGCGCTAGACCTTTCCCTTCCCCTGATCCAGGCGCCGATGGCTGGCGTATCGACGCCGGCGATGGCCGCCGCCGTCAGCAATGCCGGGGCGCTGGGATCGATCGCCGTGGGGGCAACCGACGCAGCGGGTGCGCGCGCCATGATTGCGGCAACACGCGCGCGCACTGACCGGCCGTTCAACGTCAATCTGTTCGTCCATGCGCCGCCCAGCGTTCGCCCGGCCGAGGAGCAGGCGTGGCTGGCGGCGCTGACGCCGCTCTTTGCCGGGCAGGATGCGGCGCCACCCGCCAGCCTGGACACCATCTATCGCAGCTTTGTTGACGACCCAGCGATGCTCGACCTGCTGGTCGAAGCGCGCCCACGCGTGGTCAGCTTCCATTTCGGGCTGCCCGGCGCTGAGCAGATCGCGGCGCTCAAGCAGGCGGGTTGCCTGTTGCTGGCATCCGTCACCAATTTGGACGAGGCAGGCGCCGCGCACGCCGCCGGGATCGACGCGCTGGTGGCCCAGGGATTCGAAGCCGGCGGCCATCGCGGCATGTTCGATCCCGATGCGCCCGATGCAATGCTCGGCACCTTCGCGCTGACCCGCCTGCTGGTGGCGAAGGCCGGCTTGCCGGTGATCGCCGCCGGCGGCATCATGGACGGACGGAGCGTGCGCGCAGCGCTCGACCTCGGCGCGGTGGCGGCACAACTGGGCACGGCGTTCATCGCCTGCCCGGAAAGCAGTGCTGACGCCGCCTATCGCGCAGCCCTTGCCAGCCCGGCCGCCCAGCACACGGTCATGACCCGCGCCATTTCCGGCCGCCCGGCCCGCTGCCTTGCCAATCATTTCACCCGATGGGGCACTGAAAATGGTAGCGACGTCCCCGACTATCCGCGCGCCTATGCCGCCGGGAAGGCGCTCAACGCGGCCGCCAAGATCCAAGGCGAAGGCGGCTATGGCGCACAATGGGCGGGCCAGGGTGCGCCCCTCGCCCGTGTTCTGCCGGCGGCAGACCTGATTGCGGCAATCGCGGCGGAAATGCGCGAAACATGA
- a CDS encoding DNA-binding protein, with amino-acid sequence MQISGKLARAARALVEWPRDHVARLAGIDTPMLADFEAGRADPGDDAKARLRLALEQGGAVFLPENGEQGAGVRLKFTARDVRAINRMEGEGGPVGTDDV; translated from the coding sequence TTGCAGATCAGCGGAAAGCTTGCCCGCGCCGCCCGCGCCCTGGTGGAATGGCCGCGTGATCATGTCGCGCGCCTTGCGGGGATCGATACGCCGATGCTGGCCGATTTCGAAGCCGGGCGCGCCGATCCGGGTGACGATGCCAAGGCACGACTGCGCCTGGCACTGGAACAGGGGGGCGCCGTCTTCCTGCCGGAGAATGGCGAACAGGGCGCTGGCGTTCGCCTGAAATTCACCGCACGCGACGTGCGCGCAATCAACCGCATGGAAGGCGAAGGCGGCCCGGTGGGTACCGACGACGTCTGA
- the glnA gene encoding type I glutamate--ammonia ligase has product MANTPKDILKMIEEKEIEWVDVRFTDPKGKWQHLTMVSSVLGEDELTQGLMFDGSSIEGWKAINESDMILKPDLDAVYVDPFSATPMLIIFCDIVEPDTGELYARDPRSCAKRAEAFVKSAGFGDTIYVGPEAEFFMFDDVRFENDYSQSYYKIDDIELPTNTGKEYEGGNLGHRPRAKGGYFPVAPVDPCTDIRAEMVSTMLEMGLPCDKHHHEVAAAQHELGLTFGTLVQTADRMQIYKYVVQMVAQAYGKTATFMPKPIAQDNGSGMHTHMSIWEGGKPLFAGEGYAGLSDTCLYFIGGVIKHAKALNAFTNPTTNSYKRLVPGFEAPVLLAYSARNRSASCRIPYGAGAKAKRVEFRFPDAMANPYLCYAALLMAGLDGIENKIHPGAAMDKNLYDLPPEELSQVPTVCGSLREALNSLEADYEFLLKGDVFTKDQIDAYIELKWPEVYRWEMAPSPVEFDMYYSA; this is encoded by the coding sequence ATGGCCAACACGCCAAAAGACATCCTGAAGATGATCGAGGAAAAGGAAATCGAGTGGGTCGATGTCCGTTTCACCGATCCCAAGGGCAAGTGGCAGCACCTGACCATGGTGTCTTCGGTTCTCGGCGAAGATGAGCTGACCCAGGGCCTGATGTTCGACGGTTCGTCGATCGAAGGCTGGAAGGCGATCAACGAGTCGGACATGATCCTGAAGCCCGACCTGGACGCCGTCTATGTCGATCCGTTCAGCGCGACCCCGATGCTGATCATCTTCTGCGACATCGTCGAGCCCGACACCGGCGAACTCTATGCCCGTGACCCGCGTTCGTGCGCCAAGCGCGCCGAGGCGTTCGTCAAGTCGGCCGGCTTCGGCGACACCATCTATGTCGGCCCGGAAGCCGAATTCTTCATGTTCGACGATGTGCGCTTCGAGAATGATTACTCGCAGAGCTACTACAAGATCGACGACATCGAACTGCCGACCAACACCGGCAAGGAATATGAAGGCGGCAACCTGGGCCACCGTCCGCGCGCCAAGGGCGGCTATTTCCCCGTCGCGCCGGTCGATCCCTGCACCGACATCCGCGCCGAAATGGTGTCGACCATGCTCGAAATGGGCCTGCCCTGCGACAAGCATCACCATGAAGTCGCCGCTGCGCAGCACGAACTGGGCCTGACCTTCGGTACGCTGGTCCAGACCGCCGACCGCATGCAGATCTATAAGTATGTCGTGCAGATGGTCGCCCAAGCCTATGGCAAGACCGCGACCTTCATGCCGAAGCCGATCGCGCAGGACAATGGTTCGGGCATGCACACCCACATGTCGATCTGGGAAGGCGGCAAGCCGCTGTTCGCGGGCGAAGGCTATGCCGGCCTGTCCGACACCTGCCTCTACTTCATCGGCGGCGTCATCAAGCACGCCAAGGCCCTCAACGCCTTCACCAACCCGACCACCAACAGCTACAAGCGCCTGGTGCCGGGCTTCGAAGCCCCGGTTCTGCTGGCCTATTCGGCCCGCAACCGTTCGGCCTCCTGCCGTATTCCCTACGGCGCCGGTGCCAAGGCGAAGCGCGTGGAATTCCGCTTCCCCGACGCGATGGCCAACCCCTATCTCTGCTACGCCGCGCTGCTGATGGCCGGCCTCGACGGCATCGAGAACAAGATCCATCCGGGCGCCGCGATGGACAAGAATCTCTATGACCTGCCGCCCGAAGAGCTGAGCCAGGTGCCGACCGTCTGCGGTTCGCTGCGTGAAGCGCTGAACAGCCTCGAAGCCGACTATGAGTTCCTGCTCAAGGGCGACGTGTTCACCAAGGACCAGATCGATGCCTATATCGAACTGAAGTGGCCCGAAGTGTATCGCTGGGAAATGGCGCCCTCGCCGGTCGAATTCGACATGTATTACAGCGCCTGA
- a CDS encoding P-II family nitrogen regulator, with protein MKKIEAIIKPFKLDEVKEALHEVGVSGITVTEAKGFGRQKGHTELYRGAEYVVDFLPKVKLEVVVDDALADRVVEAICSAAQTGRIGDGKIFISAIEGAVRIRTGERDSDAI; from the coding sequence ATGAAAAAGATCGAGGCGATCATCAAGCCGTTCAAGCTGGACGAGGTGAAGGAAGCGCTGCACGAAGTGGGCGTGTCCGGCATTACCGTCACCGAGGCGAAGGGCTTCGGCCGCCAGAAGGGCCATACCGAACTGTATCGCGGCGCCGAATATGTCGTCGACTTCCTGCCCAAGGTGAAGCTGGAGGTCGTCGTCGACGACGCTCTGGCCGACCGGGTCGTCGAAGCGATCTGCAGCGCCGCCCAGACCGGCCGGATCGGCGACGGCAAGATCTTCATTTCCGCCATCGAGGGCGCGGTGCGCATCCGCACCGGCGAACGCGACAGCGACGCCATCTGA
- the map gene encoding type I methionyl aminopeptidase produces the protein MTEYMTMTADAPVSRSTAIKLYDAAGFEGMRKAGRLAAEILDALVPHVVPGVTTGELDDIVRRMTLDGGGVPATLGYRGYTHSCCISLNNVICHGIPGDYKLKDGDILNIDVTPLVDGWHGDTSRMFIAGDAPIKAKRLVEITYECLMLGIEQAKPGNHLGDIGHAIQRHAEKHRYGVVRDFCGHGLGRVFHDSPEVVHVGRPGTGPELKPGMFFTIEPMINIGKPGVKMLDDGWTAVTRDRTLSAQFEHSIGITETGCEIFTKSPTGLDCPPYAR, from the coding sequence ATGACCGAATATATGACGATGACGGCCGACGCGCCGGTTTCCCGCTCGACCGCGATCAAGCTCTACGACGCGGCCGGTTTTGAAGGCATGCGCAAGGCCGGCCGGCTGGCCGCCGAGATCCTCGACGCGCTGGTGCCCCATGTGGTGCCGGGCGTAACCACCGGCGAACTGGACGACATCGTTCGCCGCATGACGCTGGACGGCGGCGGCGTGCCGGCGACTTTGGGCTATCGCGGCTACACCCATAGCTGCTGCATCTCGCTCAACAATGTCATCTGCCATGGCATTCCGGGCGACTATAAGCTCAAGGACGGCGATATCCTGAATATCGACGTCACCCCGCTGGTCGATGGCTGGCACGGCGACACCAGCCGCATGTTCATTGCCGGCGATGCGCCGATTAAGGCGAAGCGGCTGGTCGAGATCACCTATGAATGTCTGATGCTGGGCATCGAGCAGGCCAAGCCCGGCAATCATCTGGGCGACATCGGCCATGCCATCCAGCGTCATGCCGAAAAGCATCGTTACGGCGTGGTCCGCGATTTCTGTGGCCATGGCCTGGGCCGCGTCTTCCATGACAGCCCCGAAGTGGTCCATGTCGGCCGTCCCGGCACCGGCCCGGAGCTGAAGCCCGGCATGTTCTTCACGATCGAGCCGATGATCAATATCGGCAAGCCCGGCGTGAAGATGCTCGACGATGGCTGGACGGCGGTGACGCGCGACCGCACCCTGTCGGCTCAGTTTGAGCACAGCATCGGCATCACCGAAACCGGCTGCGAAATCTTCACCAAGAGCCCGACGGGTCTCGACTGCCCGCCCTACGCGCGCTGA